The Phycisphaerae bacterium region GCCGGCGGAACTGGTCGAAGAGGCGGCGGCCAGCGTCAAGGAACGCTTCGAGGCGTCAGGCCATCGACTCGAGGTGGACGTGGCCGACGGCCTGCCGCCAGTGACGGTGGATTGCGACGCAATGCTCACCGTACTGCTGAACCTGCTGGACAACGCCTGCAAGTACAGCGGCGACGGTCGGCGGATCGGCCTGCGGGCCTACGCCGACAACGGGCAGGTGCTCTTCGAAGTCAGCGACGACGGGATCGGCATGTCGAAACGGGAGACCAAGCGGGTCTTCGAGCGGTTCTATCAGGTCGATCAGACTCTCTCGCGCCGGGCCGGCGGATGCGGGCTGGGGCTGAGCATCGTCAAATTCATCGTCGATGCCCACAGCGGCTCGATCGACGTGAGGAGCGAACCGGGCAAAGGCAGCACCTTCACCGTCCGGCTGCCATCGGACGGCCAGCGGAGACACTGCGAATCATGAGCGGCGAAACGGTTCTGATCGTCGAGGACGACCCGACCATGCGGCGGGGCTTGAAGGACAACTTCGAGTTCAAGGGCTTCCACGTGCTCACCGCCGCCGACGGCGAAAAAGGACTCGACGCCGCATTGAGCGCCAAGCCGGATCTGCTGATCCTCGATATCATGCTGCCGAAGGTCAACGGCTACGAGATCTGCCGGGCCGTTCGCGACGAAGGGCTGGAGATGCCGATCATCATGCTGACCGCCAAGGGCCAGGAGTCCGACGTGGTGCTCGGGCTGAACCTCGGCGCCGATGACTACGTGACCAAGCCGTTCAGCATCAACGAACTGCTGGCCCGGGCCAATGCGTTCCTGCGCCGCCGGCGCGACTCGCAGCCGGCCGAATTCCGATTTGGAGCGTTCGTCCTCGACCTCAACTCGCACAGGCTGCTGCGCGATGGACGCGAGGTGGAGACTACGCCGAAGGAGTTTGCCCTTCTGGCCATGCTGACCCGCCGTCCCGGACGGGCGTTCACCCGCGACGAGATCATCAGCACGGTCTGGGGCTACGAGGTGTTGGTCACCGGCCGCAGCGTCGACCGCTGCGTGGCCACGTTGCGCAAGAAGATCGAACCGGACCCGGCTAACCCGACTTGGATCCGGACCGTCCGCGATATCGGCTACCGCTTCGAAACGCCGCAGGAGCCGGTCTGAGCACCTGTAATGTGGCACGGCCTCGGAGGCTATGGTCGACGACCAGAATGGCGTACCGCATCCTAAGCTCCCTGACGGGCAAGCCCACTTTTTACCATCTGCGTCAGTAAGCTGCATTGAGTAATTATAAAAATATGTCATGAGGGGCGACCAGAAGAGACATTCTGTTTCTACAGTTATCGGTCCAAGCTCCAGTCGAAACCGGGCGTTTGACGACAATAGAATGTGGCGCGGAATGTGCATTTTCCGTGGATAGAACGGCCTGCGGCAGCTAAAATTAGGGTTAATAGTTCAGTTTGTGGAGTCTCGTTGAAAATATCACACTAGATTTGTCATAGGCGGAAAGGAAAGGTTGGCGCCAGGATGGCAAAGACAACCCAGAGCAAGAAGGCAGAAAAGGCAGCGAAAAAGAAAGAAACGGTGAAGCGGCGGGTCAGTAAAC contains the following coding sequences:
- a CDS encoding response regulator transcription factor: MSGETVLIVEDDPTMRRGLKDNFEFKGFHVLTAADGEKGLDAALSAKPDLLILDIMLPKVNGYEICRAVRDEGLEMPIIMLTAKGQESDVVLGLNLGADDYVTKPFSINELLARANAFLRRRRDSQPAEFRFGAFVLDLNSHRLLRDGREVETTPKEFALLAMLTRRPGRAFTRDEIISTVWGYEVLVTGRSVDRCVATLRKKIEPDPANPTWIRTVRDIGYRFETPQEPV